Proteins encoded within one genomic window of Fragaria vesca subsp. vesca linkage group LG1, FraVesHawaii_1.0, whole genome shotgun sequence:
- the LOC101314313 gene encoding pentatricopeptide repeat-containing protein At5g67570, chloroplastic-like produces the protein MGLWEAFLNWLRSLFFKQEMELSLIGLQNAGKTSLVNVVATGGYSEDMIPTVGFNMKKVTKGNVTIKLWDLGGQPRFRSMWERYCRAVSAIVYVVDAADPDNLSTSRGELHDLLSKSSLNGIPLLILGNKIDKPGALSKQALTDEMGLKSITDREVCCFMISCKNSTNIDSVIDWLQLQKHNRKLNRLNQQDPPLSESQSQALLEETHFQTLKAEYRGFTRAVRSKNELTVGMPWEGVERIGFRELASGAGEYGGEKLKREELNKLREMFETRKREEMKWVLEDDVEMNEEWFDEGSKVWDPPKRRRSEREVVEFLVERLSGTEFTMRDWKLSRMMKQSGLEFSEGQVLKVLNGLAAKKCWKQALAVVEWVYKDRGNKHCKSRFVYTKLLAILGKAGRPQEALNIFNMMRGDCHIYPDIAAYHSIAVTLGQTGRLKELLKVIECMRQKPVKINRNMFRNWDPILEPDVVVYNAILNACVQSHQWKSVYWVFNQLRKSGLKPNGATYGLAMEVMLQSGKYDLVHELFRKMKKSGEAPKALTYKVIVRALWCEGKVNEAIEAVRDMERRGVVGTSGVYYELACCLCKSGRWQDALLQVEKMKNVTNTKPLEVTFTGMIKSSMEGGHIDDCVSIFEHMKNHCSPNIGTINTMLKVFGHTDMFSKAKELFEETKAAKSDSDPSLEGGGSSLVPDEYTYTSMLKASASALQWEYFEYVYKEMALSGYQIDQSKNASILMEASRAGKGYLLEHAFDRTLEAGEIPHLLFFIEMVYQATARHDYKRAATLVNTMAYAPFQVSERQWTDVFKKNEDGISQDGLKKLLDALEHCDVTSEATLLNLKRSLQSLCWSYTSRDFSDSVSVSSLNDNDEGSDDNEGLITPNHYLGYINGKMSPGTDPPDDSSDAPVNEFPHRSSTRRDVAADIEIVSRPLDYISDGGLESTEIDEEIEALIYKDDSHKSHLPSAKEIMKDWKERRKKGGILVPFQLGM, from the exons ATGGGTTTGTGGGAGGCCTTTCTCAATTGGCTCCGTAG CCTCTTTTTCAAGCAGGAAATGGAGCTATCTTTGATAGGACTTCAGAATGCTGGAAAGACTTCTCTTGTAAATGTTGTTGCA ACTGGCGGATACAGTGAGGACATGATCCCCACG GTAGGATTCAATATGAAGAAGGTAACCAAAGGGAATGTTACAATAAAGTTGTGGGATCTTGGAGGTCAACCCAGGTTTCGTAGCATGTGGGAGCGATACTGTCGTGCAGTTTCTGCTATAGT CTATGTTGTTGATGCTGCTGATCCTGATAACTTGAGCACCTCAAGAGGGGAGCTTCATGATTTGCTTAGCAAATCTTCACTTAATGGTATCCCATTGCTGATCCTGGGTAACAAGATTGATAAACCAGGAGCTCTGAGTAAACAAGCTTTGACTGATGAAAT GGGACTCAAGTCAATTACTGATAGAGAAGTATGTTGCTTCATGATCTCATGCAAGAACTCCACCAACATAGACTCGGTTATTGATTGGCTT CAACTCCAGAAACACAACCGCAAACTCAACCGCCTCAACCAACAAGACCCACCTCTCTCCGAGTCTCAAAGCCAAGCCCTTTTGGAAGAAACCCACTTCCAAACCCTCAAAGCAGAGTACAGGGGATTCACCAGAGCCGTCAGATCAAAGAATGAATTGACGGTTGGGATGCCTTGGGAGGGTGTGGAGAGAATTGGGTTCAGGGAGCTGGCGAGTGGTGCTGGGGAGTATGGTGGGGAGAAGCTGAAGAGGGAGGAGCTGAACAAGTTGAGGGAAATGTTCGAAACCCGAAAAAGGGAGGAGATGAAATGGGTGTTGGAGGATGATGTGGAGATGAATGAGGAGTGGTTTGATGAGGGGAGTAAGGTTTGGGACCCGCCTAAGAGGCGGCGCAGCGAGAGGGAAGTGGTTGAGTTTCTTGTTGAGAG GCTTAGTGGGACAGAGTTTACAATGAGGGACTGGAAGCTTTCGAGGATGATGAAGCAGTCGGGTTTGGAGTTCAGTGAGGGTCAGGTTCTGAAGGTTCTGAATGGGCTTGCTGCTAAGAAATGTTGGAAGCAGGCATTGGCTGTGGTGGAATGGGTTTATAAGGACAGGGGTAATAAACACTGCAAAAGCAG GTTTGTATACACAAAGCTTTTGGCAATTCTTGGGAAGGCAGGAAGGCCCCAGGAAGCTCTTAACATTTTCAACATGATGCGT GGAGATTGTCATATATATCCAGATATTGCTGCCTATCATAGCATTGCTGTTACACTCGGTCAAACAGGTCGTCTGAAGGAATTACTAAAAGTTATTGAATGCATGAGGCAGAAACCTGTCAAAATAAATAGAAATATGTTTCGCAACTGGGACCCTATCCTTGAACCCGATGTAGTAGTGTATAATGCT ATACTGAATGCTTGTGTTCAATCTCATCAGTGGAAGAGTGTATATTGGGTGTTTAACCAGTTGAGAAAGAGTGGTCTGAAACCTAATGGAGCAACTTATGGGCTTGCTATGGAG GTAATGCTGCAATCTGGAAAGTATGACCTCGTGCATGAGTTATTTAGAAAAATGAAAAAAAGCGGAGAAGCTCCGAAAGCTCTTACCTATAAAG TTATTGTTAGAGCTTTATGGTGTGAAGGAAAAGTGAATGAAGCTATTGAAGCAGTCAGGGACATGGAACGAAGGGGAGTGGTTGGGACTAGTGGCGTATATTACGAGTTAGCTTGTTGCCTTTGCAAGAGTGGTAGGTGGCAGGATGCTCTGTTACAG GTTGAGAAGATGAAAAATGTAACTAATACTAAACCTTTGGAGGTCACCTTCACAGGCATGATAAAATCTTCCATGGAGGGTGGACATATTGATGACTGTGTATCCATATTTGAACACATGAAGAACCATTGCAGCCCTAACATAGGGACAATAAATACAATGTTGAAAGTCTTTGGACACACTGATATGTTTTCCAAAGCTAAAGAATTGTTTGAAGAAACTAAGGCTGCTAAATCTGATTCTGACCCTTCGCTGGAAGGTGGTGGTAGTTCTCTTGTGCCCGATGAGTACACATATACCTCAATGCTCAAGGCATCTGCCAGTGCTCTGCAATGGGAATACTTTGAATATGTGTACAAGGAGATGGCTCTCTCAGGATATCAAATAGATCAAAGTAAAAATGCATCAATACTCATGGAAGCATCCAGAGCTGGGAAG GGGTACCTACTAGAGCATGCATTTGACAGAACATTGGAAGCCGGTGAAATCCCCCATCTATTGTTCTTTATTGAAATGGTATATCAAGCAACAGCTCGGCATGATTACAAGAGAGCGGCAACTCTGGTTAATACAATGGCTTATGCCCCATTTCAAGTCAGTGAAAGGCAGTGGACAGATGTTTTTAAGAAAAATGAAGACGGGATCAGTCAGGATGGTTTAAAGAAACTGCTGGATGCTCTAGAGCATTGTGATGTAACATCGGAAGCCACACTCTTAAACTTGAAAAGGTCTTTGCAAAGTCTCTGTTGGTCTTATACATCAAGAGACTTCTCAGATTCTGTATCAGTATCATCTTTAAATGATAATGATGAGGGATCTGACGATAATGAAGGGCTCATTACGCCAAATCATTATTTAGGATATATTAATGGTAAGATGAGTCCTGGCACTGACCCTCCTGATGACAGTAGTGATGCTCCTGTCAATGAATTTCCTCACCGCAGTAGTACCAGGAGAGATGTTGCGGCTGATATAGAGATAGTTTCCAGGCCATTGGATTATATTTCTGATGGAGGACTAGAATCGACAGAAATTGATGAGGAAATCGAAGCACTGATATATAAAGATGATTCTCACAAATCTCATCTGCCCTCAGCAAAGGAAATAATGAAAGATTGGAAGGAACGAAGGAAAAAGGGTGGGATACTCGTTCCCTTTCAACTCGGCATGTAA
- the LOC101313840 gene encoding uncharacterized protein LOC101313840 isoform 1: MRNKYRKPTTFRCYAGSRCSISAVVWSLVGCLLMFHLYSLVHHKDGMGREIQFRASVHPQLHELEKVEEESIRMPPPRKRSPRAAKRKPKRPTTIIDEFLDENSQIRHVFFPDQKLAIDPLKDAGNDSYYYYPGRIWLDTEENPIQAHGGGILYDEKSGTYYWYGEYKDGPTYHAHKKGAARVDILGVGCYSSKDLWKWNNEGIVLAAEKTNETHDLHELNVLERPKVIYNHKTAKYVMWMHIDDVNYTKASVGVAISDYPTGPFDYLYSKRPHGFDSRDMTVFKDDDGIAYLIYSSDDNSELHIGPLTEDYLDVTNIVRRILVGQHREAPALFKHDGTYYMITSGCTGWAPNEAMAHAAESIMGPWETMGNPCIGGNKMSRLATFFAQSTFVIPLPGFPGSFIFMADRWNPADLRDSRYVWLPLIVGGPVDRPLDYNFGFPLWSRVSIYWHRKWKLPQGWSGWKKM; the protein is encoded by the exons ATGAGGAACAAATACAGGAAACCAACCACTTTCCGTTGCTATGCAGGGAGCAGATGTTCCATATCTGCTGTCGTGTGGAGCTTGGTAGGATGTCTTCTTATGTTTCATTTATACTCCCTAGTTCACCACAAGGATGGGATGGGCAGAGAAATTCAGTTTCGAGCAAGTGTCCACCCACAGTTACATGAACTTGAAAAGGTGGAAGAGGAAAGTATCCGCATGCCTCCACCAAGAAAGCGATCCCCACGTGCTGCAAAAAGAAAACCTAAGCGACCCACCACAATAATCGATGAATTTCTTGATGAGAATTCTCAAATTCGGCACGTATTCTTTCCTGACCAGAAGCTTGCTATAGATCCATTGAAGGATGCTGGGAATGATAGCTATTACTATTACCCTGGAAGGATTTGGTTGGACACTGAAGAAAATCCTATTCAAGCCCATGGAGGTGGTATTTTATATGATGAAAAATCAGGAACATACTATTGGTATGGGGAGTATAAAGATGGGCCCACGTACCATGCTCACAAAAAAGGAGCTGCCCGG GTTGACATTTTAGGAGTCGGTTGTTATTCTTCCAAGGACTTATGGAAATGGAACAATGAAGGTATTGTACTGGCAGCAGAAAAAACAAACGAAACACATGATCTCCACGAGTTGAATGTTCTCGAGAGGCCAAAAGTGATTTACAATCACAAGACAGCAAAGTATGTAATGTGGATGCATATTGATGATGTCAACTACACCAAAGCCTCTGTTGGTGTAGCCATCAGTGATTACCCAACCGGTCCTTTTGATTATCTCTACAGCAAACGACCCCATGGATTTGATAGTAGGGACATGACAGTCTTCAAAGATGATGATGGTATTGCATATCTAATATACTCCTCTGATGACAATAGTGAACTTCACATTGGACCTCTAACTGAAGATTATCTTGATGTGACAAACATTGTGAGAAGAATTCTTGTCGGACAGCATCGGGAAGCCCCAGCTTTGTTCAAGCATGATGGAACTTATTACATGATCACTTCAGGCTGCACAGGATGGGCACCAAATGAAGCAATGGCTCATGCAGCAGAGTCAATCATGGGGCCTTGGGAGACTATGGGAAACCCCTGTATAGGAGGGAACAAAATGTCTCGACTTGCAACATTTTTTGCACAGAGCACATTTGTGATACCTTTACCGGGATTTCCTGGTTCATTTATTTTCATGGCAGACAGATGGAACCCTGCAGACTTGAGAGACTCGAGATATGTATGGTTGCCCTTGATAGTAGGGGGGCCGGTTGATCGGCCCCTGGATTACAATTTTGGGTTCCCGTTGTGGTCTAGAGTATCGATATATTGGCATAGGAAGTGGAAACTTCCTCAGGGTTGGAGTGGGTGGAAAAAGATGTAG
- the LOC101292164 gene encoding disease resistance protein At4g27190-like → MASSSTGGWKYDVFLSFRGPDTRKGITVEIHDRLNRSGIITFMDNPDLQVGDVISPTLIKAIKESRFAIVILSQNYASSTWCLEELREICVSMEDNRILPLFYQVDPTDVRYQKKSFEQAFSKHETSGRHELEMVKQWRADLQKVANISGWNTNDFKTHKELVDVIVESLRSKVPPDAIESTGDFQAYEATKQAMDDVVKALTDDKITAVGVFGMGGVGKTSMVRHVAAQACKNGTFNHWIMAVVSQNRDLKRIQDTFADLLGFELKEKTEDGRAARLYKEIMRKEKLLIIVDDVWERTALSSIGIPSYKELQKCMSKVLLTTRRFNVCHAMKCEEKIALKVLSEKDSWNLFLRNAGTISFESTAFEKIARMVAGECKGLPIALIAVARALGDKDLAEWKKAAVRLENSQYVNPNHEEDEENAFKCIRLSYDYLKNEDHKSCFLLCCLFPEDHDIQLENLFKYAFGIGLFQVAETTIEEAREAADSVIKYLKGSSLLLDSDNKGCVKMHDVIRDTALNIAQSEDGHWFLVKAGCGLKDWPPRGLHEGCTAISLMRNKIRKLPEKELVCPNLQILLLNGNADLSEIPRKLIQNLRELRVLDLSNTSISVLPQPFSLLTNLQALYLDFCKKLIEISIVGSLKKLEILSMRECSFKELSREIGHLTNLRILDVNRDWERFTIPSEVISKLHKLEELYMVYSGTKGRGEETNIGFGELAGLSNLKILQVGISDEKYIPKNVEAAPDWDYFCISIISRCTNSEYMSAEYMPAYRTGDHNSRSLFLSGVTISTLPDWFINVTEKTEKLEYDRCNGMRDILMEYDHGRLHELKHLIVGGSVSDSDVCLKELMNTTRRVQTGPVFENLEELHLLQLIHLEELCVGELPPESLSNLKVLHLNDCFILKSISKFVQRLPNLENLYLNRMKELEYVFGCEEFEPEQSKLREMHLLYLKALRSVCNGPAPRAMFQSLKTLTVYYCNLMESLFRYDVAQCLFQLEDLYVDGCPLLERVMEAVNNEKTVLPKLKNLVLKNLPMLYGPSATVDIKCPSLERLVVVDCPKLSFSASSDPFGSFKSTNQFSFSTSASDYFGSLNPVQLNDLELYQHLRDRLRI, encoded by the exons ATGGCCTCATCATCAACTGGTGGCTGGAAGTATGATGTTTTTCTGAGTTTCAGGGGCCCCGACACTCGCAAAGGGATCACGGTCGAGATACACGATCGGCTTAACAGGAGCGGCATTATCACTTTCATGGACAATCCAGATCTTCAAGTAGGGGATGTTATTTCCCCCACTCTCATAAAGGCAATCAAAGAGTCAAGGTTTGCAATTGTAATTCTCTCGCAAAATTATGCTTCTTCTACTTGGTGTTTGGAGGAGCTTAGAGAGATTTGTGTATCCATGGAAGACAACAGGATTTTGCCTCTTTTTTATCAAGTCGATCCTACTGATGTTCGATATCAGAAGAAGAGTTTCGAACAAGCTTTCTCCAAGCATGAAACCTCTGGCCGACATGAACTAGAGATGGTGAAGCAATGGAGAGCTGATTTACAAAAAGTGGCCAATATCTCTGGGTGGAACACAAACGATTTCAA GACTCACAAAGAACTTGTTGACGTCATTGTGGAATCTCTCCGCAGTAAAGTACCACCTGATGCGATTGAATCCACAGGTGATTTTCAAGCATATGAAGCAACTAAACAAGCCATGGATGATGTTGTGAAGGCGCTGACAGATGACAAGATCACTGCGGTTGGTGTTTTCGGCATGGGCGGCGTTGGAAAGACAAGCATGGTGAGACATGTAGCTGCACAAGCCTGCAAAAATGGTACTTTTAATCATTGGATTATGGCTGTCGTGTCCCAAAACCGTGACTTGAAAAGAATTCAAGACACATTTGCAGACCTGTTGGGATTTGAATTAAAAGAGAAGACAGAAGATGGAAGAGCCGCTAGGTTGTATAAGGAGATAATGAGAAAAGAAAAACTCCTGATAATAGTGGACGATGTTTGGGAGAGAACAGCATTGTCAAGCATAGGGATTCCCAGCTATAAGGAACTTCAAAAGTGCATGTCCAAAGTGCTACTCACCACAAGGAGATTCAATGTATGTCATGCCATGAAATGCGAAGAAAAGATCGCCCTTAAGGTTCTCTCAGAAAAAGATTCTTGGAACTTGTTTCTGAGAAATGCAGGAACAATTTCTTTTGAGTCCACCGCATTTGAGAAAATAGCAAGGATGGTAGCTGGAGAATGTAAGGGTCTACCTATTGCTTTGATAGCAGTTGCAAGGGCACTCGGAGATAAGGATCTGGCGGAATGGAAAAAAGCAGCTGTACGACTAGAGAATTCGCAATATGTCAATCCCAACCATGAGGAAGATGAGGAAAATGCATTCAAATGTATAAGATTAAGCTATGATTACTTGAAAAATGAAGACCACAAGTCATGCTTCTTGCTCTGTTGCCTGTTCCCAGAAGACCATGACATCCAACTAGAAAACTTATTCAAGTATGCATTTGGGATAGGATTGTTTCAAGTTGCGGAAACAACAATTGAAGAAGCCAGAGAAGCAGCAGATTCAGTGATCAAGTACCTGAAAGGTTCTAGCTTGCTCTTGGATAGCGATAACAAAGGATGTGTAAAGATGCATGATGTCATCCGGGATACAGCCCTGAATATTGCACAATCTGAAGATGGGCATTGGTTTTTGGTGAAAGCTGGTTGTGGTTTAAAGGATTGGCCGCCACGCGGATTACATGAAGGCTGCACTGCTATTTCACTGATGAGGAACAAAATTCGCAAGCTACCCGAAAAAGAGTTGGTATGTCCAAATCTCCAGATTCTATTGCTAAACGGGAATGCTGATTTAAGTGAGATCCCAAGAAAGTTGATCCAGAATCTGAGAGAGTTAAGGGTCTTGGATCTTAGCAACACTAGTATTTCTGTATTACCCCAACCATTTAGCCTCCTCACCAACCTCCAAGCTTTGTATTTAGACTTTTGTAAGAAATTGATTGAAATTTCCATAGTGGGATCACTGAAAAAGCTTGAAATTCTTAGCATGAGAGAATGTTCTTTCAAGGAATTGTCGAGAGAAATAGGACATTTGACCAATCTAAGGATTTTGGATGTCAATCGTGATTGGGAACGGTTCACAATTCCATCTGAAGTGATATCAAAGTTGCATAAATTAGAAGAATTGTACATGGTGTACAGTGGAACTAAGGGACGAGGAGAAGAAACCAATATTGGGTTTGGTGAGTTAGCTGGTTTATCAAACTTGAAAATATTGCAGGTTGGCATATCTGATGAAAAATACATCCCTAAAAATGTTGAGGCCGCACCAGATTGGGATTACTTTTGTATAAGTATCATAAGCAGATGCACCAACTCTGAATACATGTCCGCTGAATACATGCCTGCATACAGAACAGGAGATCATAATTCAAGATCCTTGTTTCTTAGTGGAGTAACCATAAGTACCTTACCTGATTGGTTTATCAACGTGACAGAGAAAACAGAGAAGCTAGAGTATGATCGTTGCAATGGGATGCGTGACATTCTTATGGAATATGACCATGGGAGGTTACATGAACTCAAGCATCTCATAGTTGGTGGGTCTGTTAGTGATTCCGATGTGTGCTTGAAAGAGTTGATGAACACAACAAGGCGAGTTCAAACAGGACCAGTGTTTGAGAATTTGGAAGAGTTGCATCTGCTACAACTGATCCACCTTGAGGAGTTGTGTGTTGGTGAGCTACCACCTGAGTCTCTGTCAAATCTGAAGGTATTGCATCTGAATGATTGTTTTATCTTGAAGAGTATATCAAAATTTGTACAGAGACTACCAAATCTGGAGAACCTATATTTAAATAGGATGAAGGAATTGGAATATGTGTTTGGGTGTGAGGAGTTTGAGCCAGAACAATCAAAACTGAGGGAGATGCATTTGTTGTATCTAAAAGCACTAAGAAGCGTATGTAATGGTCCCGCTCCCCGTGCAATGTTCCAGAGTCTTAAAACCTTGACTGTTTACTATTGCAACTTGATGGAAAGTCTGTTCAGATATGATGTAGCTCAGTGTCTCTTTCAATTGGAAGACCTTTATGTAGACGGTTGCCCTTTGTTGGAAAGAGTAATGGAAGCAGTGAACAACGAGAAGACGGTTCTACCAAAATTGAAGAACTTGGTTTTGAAGAATCTTCCTATGTTGTATGGTCCAAGTGCTACTGTTGATATTAAGTGTCCTTCATTGGAACGCTTGGTGGTGGTGGATTGCCCCAAGCTTTCATTTTCAGCCTCTTCTGATCCCTTCGGCTCCTTCAAAAGCACAAACCAGTTTTCATTTTCAACCTCGGCTTCTGACTATTTTGGCAGCTTGAACCCAGTCCAACTCAATGATCTGGAACTGTACCAGCATCTACGTGACAG ACTGAGAATCTAG
- the LOC101314601 gene encoding telomere repeat-binding factor 2-like, with amino-acid sequence MGAPKQKWTPEEEAALKAGVLKHGAGKWRTILSDKEFGTILHLRSNVDLKDKWRNINVTAIWGSRQKAKLALKRTTPTPKRDNSPVAVTTAVKSNEETVDTKPDASSGGKVQTESKPPIARLDHLIYEALTNLKEPRGSDKNTITKYIEDQYWAPSNLSKLLSTKLKHMTANGKLVKVKHRFRIPPSSATSEKRRSSSTLLSEGKQKNSTRGDKTVLSILTKSQVDAELTMIRSMTAQEAAAAAAQAVAEAEAAIAAAEEAAREAEAAEAEAEAAQVFAKAAVKALKCRRLDLDMKLAHG; translated from the exons ATGGGTGCTCCTAAGCAGAAGTGGACTCCAGAAGAAGAAGCGGCCCTTAAAGCTGGAGTACTTAAACATGGGGCAGGAAAATGGCGCACGATACTCTCGGACAAAGAGTTTGGTACTATCTTGCATCTGCGTTCCAATGTTGATCTCAAG GACAAATGGAGAAACATAAATGTGACTGCAATATGGGGATCTAGGCAGAAGGCTAAGCTTGCACTCAAAAGGACCACTCCAACTCCTAAACGTGACAATAGCCCAGTGGCAGTGACAACTGCAGTCAAAAGTAATGAAGAAACTGTTGACACGAAGCCAGATGCCAGTTCGGGTGGAAAGGTGCAGACAGAGTCAAAGCCGCCAATTGCAAG GTTGGATCATCTTATATATGAGGCTCTTACAAATTTGAAGGAGCCAAGGGGTTCTGACAAAAACACAATCACTAAGTACATAGAG GATCAGTATTGGGCACCATCAAACCTTAGTAAGCTACTGTCCACAAAGTTAAAGCACATGACAGCCAATGGAAAACTAGTTAAG GTAAAGCATAGATTCAGAATTCCACCAAGTTCAGCAACTTCAGAAAAAAGAAGAAGCTCTTCAACATTGCTCTCAGAAGGAAAGCAGAAGAATTCTACTAGAGGAGATAAAACTGTGCTCAGCATTCTTACTAAATCACAAGTTGATGCAGAGCTAACCATGATCAGGAGCATGACTGCTCAAGAGGCTGCTGCTGCTGCTGCGCAAGCAGTTGCCGAAGCAGAAGCTGCCATTGCAGCTGCTGAAGAGGCAGCACGGGAGGCAGAGGCAGCAGAAGCTGAAGCAGAAGCAGCACAAGTTTTTGCAAAGGCAGCAGTAAAAGCATTGAAATGTAGAAGACTTG ATCTTGATATGAAACTCGCACACGGGTAA
- the LOC101313840 gene encoding uncharacterized protein LOC101313840 isoform 2 — MLKRFSGSRCSISAVVWSLVGCLLMFHLYSLVHHKDGMGREIQFRASVHPQLHELEKVEEESIRMPPPRKRSPRAAKRKPKRPTTIIDEFLDENSQIRHVFFPDQKLAIDPLKDAGNDSYYYYPGRIWLDTEENPIQAHGGGILYDEKSGTYYWYGEYKDGPTYHAHKKGAARVDILGVGCYSSKDLWKWNNEGIVLAAEKTNETHDLHELNVLERPKVIYNHKTAKYVMWMHIDDVNYTKASVGVAISDYPTGPFDYLYSKRPHGFDSRDMTVFKDDDGIAYLIYSSDDNSELHIGPLTEDYLDVTNIVRRILVGQHREAPALFKHDGTYYMITSGCTGWAPNEAMAHAAESIMGPWETMGNPCIGGNKMSRLATFFAQSTFVIPLPGFPGSFIFMADRWNPADLRDSRYVWLPLIVGGPVDRPLDYNFGFPLWSRVSIYWHRKWKLPQGWSGWKKM, encoded by the exons ATGCTTAAAAGGTTTTCAG GGAGCAGATGTTCCATATCTGCTGTCGTGTGGAGCTTGGTAGGATGTCTTCTTATGTTTCATTTATACTCCCTAGTTCACCACAAGGATGGGATGGGCAGAGAAATTCAGTTTCGAGCAAGTGTCCACCCACAGTTACATGAACTTGAAAAGGTGGAAGAGGAAAGTATCCGCATGCCTCCACCAAGAAAGCGATCCCCACGTGCTGCAAAAAGAAAACCTAAGCGACCCACCACAATAATCGATGAATTTCTTGATGAGAATTCTCAAATTCGGCACGTATTCTTTCCTGACCAGAAGCTTGCTATAGATCCATTGAAGGATGCTGGGAATGATAGCTATTACTATTACCCTGGAAGGATTTGGTTGGACACTGAAGAAAATCCTATTCAAGCCCATGGAGGTGGTATTTTATATGATGAAAAATCAGGAACATACTATTGGTATGGGGAGTATAAAGATGGGCCCACGTACCATGCTCACAAAAAAGGAGCTGCCCGG GTTGACATTTTAGGAGTCGGTTGTTATTCTTCCAAGGACTTATGGAAATGGAACAATGAAGGTATTGTACTGGCAGCAGAAAAAACAAACGAAACACATGATCTCCACGAGTTGAATGTTCTCGAGAGGCCAAAAGTGATTTACAATCACAAGACAGCAAAGTATGTAATGTGGATGCATATTGATGATGTCAACTACACCAAAGCCTCTGTTGGTGTAGCCATCAGTGATTACCCAACCGGTCCTTTTGATTATCTCTACAGCAAACGACCCCATGGATTTGATAGTAGGGACATGACAGTCTTCAAAGATGATGATGGTATTGCATATCTAATATACTCCTCTGATGACAATAGTGAACTTCACATTGGACCTCTAACTGAAGATTATCTTGATGTGACAAACATTGTGAGAAGAATTCTTGTCGGACAGCATCGGGAAGCCCCAGCTTTGTTCAAGCATGATGGAACTTATTACATGATCACTTCAGGCTGCACAGGATGGGCACCAAATGAAGCAATGGCTCATGCAGCAGAGTCAATCATGGGGCCTTGGGAGACTATGGGAAACCCCTGTATAGGAGGGAACAAAATGTCTCGACTTGCAACATTTTTTGCACAGAGCACATTTGTGATACCTTTACCGGGATTTCCTGGTTCATTTATTTTCATGGCAGACAGATGGAACCCTGCAGACTTGAGAGACTCGAGATATGTATGGTTGCCCTTGATAGTAGGGGGGCCGGTTGATCGGCCCCTGGATTACAATTTTGGGTTCCCGTTGTGGTCTAGAGTATCGATATATTGGCATAGGAAGTGGAAACTTCCTCAGGGTTGGAGTGGGTGGAAAAAGATGTAG